In the genome of Saprospira sp. CCB-QB6, one region contains:
- a CDS encoding C1 family peptidase, whose amino-acid sequence MYKLFFACLSFLALSAGLLAQPYTTGIPLEPDPDYDDIPVKAEQTKSLYRSVGSQASLAKWAPTPGSQGNYGTCAAWATAYTARSILEAKANGWTDTKTIDDNTFSYGFLYRLSSSSKNCWGAYLSRCADNMKVYGVPKYKDFKAHCYNGNKLPQQAYDAAKNFKIKDYVRLWDKNDGTTDKQKVAKAKKSLSEGYPIAVSMICPNSFMYAKSDLWTPTESAEESPTNPHGRHAVCLIGYDDDKYGGAFLVQNSWGTSWGGNGRIWVKYKDFPAFFYQAIEIVGEPAKAPAERELAGSLRLEGYEGQAMKARIQADKSSFRLNSSYRSGTRFRMYIGNQAPAYVYAIGDDLRHKPFVVFPHKPNVSPLLNYKKNEVPLPNEEKHLRLNGEVGTDFLCIIYSQEPLDIDQVCRQLKQQSSKLSFKSRLKAVLGPKLADDSALKYSLGNNGQMKFTGKGSCAALLVEIPHID is encoded by the coding sequence ATGTATAAATTATTTTTTGCCTGCCTCAGTTTTTTGGCCCTTTCAGCTGGCCTTTTGGCCCAACCCTATACCACAGGCATCCCCCTAGAACCCGATCCCGACTATGACGATATTCCCGTCAAAGCCGAACAAACAAAATCACTCTACCGCTCTGTAGGCTCCCAAGCCTCTTTGGCCAAATGGGCCCCTACTCCTGGTAGCCAAGGTAATTATGGCACCTGCGCCGCCTGGGCCACGGCCTATACCGCCCGCTCTATTCTAGAAGCAAAGGCCAATGGTTGGACCGACACCAAAACTATCGATGATAATACCTTTTCTTATGGTTTTCTCTATCGTCTGAGCTCTTCTAGCAAAAACTGCTGGGGCGCCTATCTCTCTCGCTGTGCCGATAATATGAAGGTTTATGGCGTGCCCAAATACAAGGACTTTAAGGCCCATTGTTATAATGGGAATAAGCTGCCCCAACAAGCCTACGATGCCGCCAAAAATTTTAAAATTAAGGATTATGTCCGCCTTTGGGACAAAAATGATGGCACCACGGACAAACAAAAGGTAGCCAAAGCCAAAAAAAGCCTATCCGAAGGCTACCCTATTGCTGTTTCTATGATTTGCCCCAACTCATTTATGTATGCCAAATCAGATCTTTGGACGCCCACCGAATCAGCAGAAGAATCGCCAACTAACCCACATGGCCGCCATGCCGTTTGCCTCATTGGTTATGATGACGATAAATATGGTGGAGCCTTTTTGGTCCAAAACTCTTGGGGGACCTCTTGGGGCGGCAATGGCCGAATTTGGGTCAAGTATAAAGATTTTCCAGCCTTTTTTTATCAGGCCATCGAAATTGTGGGAGAACCCGCTAAAGCTCCTGCAGAAAGAGAGTTGGCTGGAAGTCTTCGCCTAGAAGGTTATGAGGGCCAAGCCATGAAAGCCCGCATTCAAGCTGATAAAAGTAGTTTTCGTCTAAACTCTTCTTATCGCTCAGGCACCCGCTTTAGAATGTATATTGGCAACCAAGCTCCAGCTTATGTCTATGCCATTGGCGATGATTTAAGACATAAGCCCTTTGTAGTTTTCCCCCACAAGCCCAATGTAAGTCCCTTACTCAACTATAAAAAGAATGAGGTTCCCTTACCCAATGAAGAAAAGCACCTTCGCTTAAATGGAGAGGTGGGCACTGATTTTTTGTGCATCATTTATTCGCAAGAACCGTTAGATATTGATCAGGTTTGCCGACAGCTCAAGCAGCAAAGCAGCAAACTGAGTTTCAAGAGCCGCCTCAAGGCGGTCCTTGGTCCAAAACTAGCCGATGACTCAGCTCTAAAGTATAGTTTAGGGAATAATGGCCAGATGAAATTCACGGGTAAAGGCAGTTGTGCAGCCTTGCTGGTTGAAATTCCACATATTGATTAA
- a CDS encoding transcriptional regulator — protein sequence MKLLILGQNKLVSETLAELLAEQVDLGLDWLALPTCALCWLEEQKEKLSQTHIFIINTDDAYQEGVDCLKTLRAAYPKAPIFVVDQHESPSLIALCAAAGANAYFSLSGHLNKLEQAISSCLTNS from the coding sequence ATGAAATTACTGATTCTAGGACAAAATAAGTTGGTGTCGGAAACCTTGGCTGAGCTTTTGGCAGAGCAGGTTGACCTTGGGCTAGATTGGCTAGCTCTGCCTACTTGCGCCCTTTGTTGGCTAGAAGAACAAAAAGAGAAATTGAGCCAAACCCATATTTTTATTATCAATACAGATGATGCTTATCAGGAAGGAGTCGATTGCCTAAAAACACTCCGAGCAGCCTATCCTAAAGCTCCTATATTTGTTGTCGATCAACATGAGAGCCCAAGCCTGATTGCACTTTGTGCAGCAGCAGGAGCTAATGCCTATTTCTCTTTATCTGGCCACTTAAACAAACTAGAACAAGCTATTAGCAGTTGTTTAACAAATAGCTGA
- a CDS encoding RNA polymerase sigma factor, whose product MSSSEFSVQIHEMAGILQAFAYKLTKSSEDSKDLYQETAFRALTNKDKFRPGTNLKAWLFTIMRNIFINNYRKKMKANTIFDATDNQYYLNTGGQTVSNGAESGILMQELQKMIASLDDSIRIPFMMHYYGYKYQEIADQLQLPLGTVKSRIFFARKELKGLIHNRYGDTLGRTK is encoded by the coding sequence ATGTCTAGCTCTGAATTTAGCGTTCAAATCCATGAAATGGCGGGCATCCTTCAGGCCTTTGCCTACAAACTCACTAAAAGTTCAGAAGACTCTAAAGATCTCTATCAAGAGACAGCCTTTAGAGCTTTGACCAATAAAGATAAGTTCCGCCCAGGGACCAACCTCAAGGCCTGGTTGTTCACTATTATGCGCAATATTTTTATCAATAATTATCGCAAGAAGATGAAGGCCAACACCATCTTCGATGCTACCGATAATCAATATTATCTCAACACTGGCGGCCAAACCGTTTCTAATGGAGCCGAATCAGGAATCCTTATGCAGGAACTCCAAAAAATGATTGCCTCTCTAGATGATAGTATTCGCATTCCCTTTATGATGCACTATTATGGCTATAAGTACCAAGAAATTGCCGATCAATTGCAATTGCCTCTGGGAACGGTGAAAAGCCGTATTTTCTTTGCCCGAAAAGAACTTAAGGGACTAATCCATAACCGCTATGGAGATACTTTGGGCCGCACAAAATAA
- the nadC gene encoding carboxylating nicotinate-nucleotide diphosphorylase, with product MNFEGIDTAELKDFINRALKEDVGDGDHTSLACIDEEARGTAKLLVKDAGILAGVDLAQAILAEVAPELSIEVYLQDGAKVEVGDIAFELSGPSQSILKVERLILNCMQRMSGIASLTARYVQEVAGLKVQLLDTRKTTPTLRFLEKWAVRIGGGNNYRTGLYDRIMIKDNHIDFCGDVQTAIQQVLFYLVAENKDLAITVEVRDMEELAAVLEMGQVDRIMLDNFSPEEIKLALAKINGEFEVEASGGITLENLRAYAETGVDFISVGALTHSFQSLDLSLKKS from the coding sequence ATGAATTTTGAGGGAATAGATACTGCTGAATTAAAGGACTTTATCAATAGAGCATTGAAAGAGGATGTAGGAGATGGGGATCATACTTCTTTGGCCTGTATTGATGAGGAGGCTAGAGGAACAGCTAAGTTATTGGTAAAAGATGCAGGAATTTTGGCGGGGGTAGATTTGGCCCAAGCTATTTTGGCAGAAGTAGCACCAGAGTTGAGCATAGAGGTATACTTGCAAGATGGGGCTAAAGTGGAGGTTGGCGATATTGCCTTTGAGTTATCGGGACCTAGTCAAAGTATTTTGAAAGTAGAGCGGTTGATTTTAAATTGCATGCAGCGTATGAGTGGAATTGCGAGTTTGACTGCTCGCTATGTTCAGGAAGTAGCTGGCTTAAAGGTGCAGTTATTGGACACGCGTAAAACAACGCCTACTCTACGTTTCCTAGAAAAATGGGCCGTAAGAATTGGTGGTGGTAACAACTATCGGACAGGCTTGTATGATCGGATTATGATTAAGGACAATCATATTGATTTTTGTGGAGATGTGCAGACTGCGATTCAGCAAGTATTATTTTATTTGGTTGCGGAGAACAAGGACCTTGCAATTACGGTAGAGGTTCGAGATATGGAAGAACTAGCGGCCGTTTTGGAAATGGGGCAGGTAGATCGGATTATGTTGGATAATTTTAGTCCAGAGGAGATTAAGCTGGCTTTGGCCAAAATCAATGGTGAATTTGAGGTAGAGGCTTCTGGAGGAATTACCTTAGAGAACCTTAGAGCGTATGCGGAGACTGGAGTAGATTTTATTTCGGTAGGAGCCTTAACGCATTCTTTTCAGAGCTTAGATTTGAGTCTGAAAAAGAGCTAA
- a CDS encoding sigma-70 family RNA polymerase sigma factor — protein sequence MEEHSLPDEDNQEQTPQQEEREVTAEELQVFNEELMPQINALYNFAYHLTYNEDDANDLVQETYLKAYRFIHRYQPGTNAKAWLFKILKNAFINQYRKKSKRPQKVDYEDIVSYHDTEDASYVDFMDLRQEIFQGMIGDEVTTAINSLAVDFRTVILLCDIEGFTYEEIAKIIDVPIGTVRSRLHRARNMLKEQLRTYAERLGYKDYRGQKNK from the coding sequence ATGGAAGAGCACTCTCTACCCGATGAGGATAATCAAGAACAAACGCCTCAACAAGAAGAACGAGAAGTCACTGCAGAAGAACTGCAGGTCTTTAATGAGGAACTAATGCCTCAAATTAATGCCTTGTACAACTTTGCCTATCATTTGACTTATAACGAAGATGATGCAAATGATCTAGTACAAGAAACTTATCTCAAAGCCTATCGGTTTATACATCGATATCAGCCGGGCACCAATGCCAAGGCTTGGCTCTTTAAGATTCTGAAAAATGCATTCATCAATCAGTATCGAAAAAAGAGTAAACGTCCACAAAAGGTGGATTATGAAGATATTGTGAGCTATCATGATACCGAAGATGCTAGTTATGTAGATTTCATGGACCTCCGCCAAGAAATCTTTCAAGGCATGATTGGCGATGAGGTAACTACGGCCATTAACTCTTTAGCTGTAGATTTTCGCACCGTAATTTTGCTTTGCGATATTGAAGGCTTTACTTATGAGGAAATTGCCAAAATTATTGATGTACCTATTGGTACGGTGCGCTCGCGTCTGCACCGCGCCCGCAATATGCTCAAAGAGCAGTTGCGTACTTATGCCGAAAGGCTAGGGTACAAGGATTATCGAGGCCAAAAAAATAAATAA
- a CDS encoding IS3 family transposase → MVGLNRQKYYRPKAKHSSNQGLAEKVVALVQEVRNKMPRLGGRKLYHLLQTELKALRVGRDKFFTILRANNLLVQPRKNYHTTTNSFHHYRKHKNKIADLKIYRPEQVWVSDITYIGTRENPMYLALVTDAYSKQIMGYDVSNSLSSIGSIRALQQAAKRRQYPNEELIHHSDRGIQYCSNDYQQVLKELGINCSMTESYDPYANAVAERINGILKQEFIADFFHLGLEAMKKIVAQSIDIYNQARPHWSCQFMPPAEMHQQQELEYKSYKKKTTLAQDHLKPELLN, encoded by the coding sequence CTGGTCGGGCTAAATCGTCAGAAGTATTATAGGCCAAAGGCAAAACATAGCTCTAATCAGGGATTGGCAGAAAAAGTAGTCGCTTTAGTTCAAGAAGTACGAAACAAAATGCCTCGTTTAGGAGGTCGTAAACTGTATCATTTACTTCAAACAGAGTTGAAGGCTCTGCGAGTAGGACGAGATAAGTTTTTTACTATTTTGCGAGCCAATAACTTACTCGTTCAGCCCCGAAAGAACTATCATACAACGACGAATTCCTTTCACCACTATAGAAAGCATAAGAACAAAATAGCTGATTTGAAAATTTATCGGCCAGAGCAAGTTTGGGTTTCAGATATTACTTACATTGGAACGAGAGAAAATCCAATGTATTTAGCCTTGGTTACAGATGCTTATTCTAAGCAAATAATGGGTTATGATGTCTCGAATAGCCTAAGCAGTATTGGCTCTATTCGAGCCTTGCAGCAGGCTGCAAAGCGCCGTCAATATCCCAATGAAGAGCTGATTCATCATTCTGATCGGGGCATTCAATATTGCTCAAATGATTATCAGCAAGTACTTAAAGAACTAGGCATAAATTGTTCGATGACGGAATCTTACGACCCTTATGCAAATGCCGTAGCAGAGCGAATAAATGGAATATTAAAGCAAGAATTTATTGCAGATTTTTTCCATTTGGGCCTAGAAGCCATGAAGAAAATAGTCGCTCAAAGTATTGATATTTATAATCAAGCTCGGCCACATTGGTCTTGCCAATTTATGCCGCCTGCTGAAATGCACCAACAACAAGAGCTCGAATATAAGAGCTACAAAAAGAAAACAACTCTAGCCCAAGATCATCTCAAGCCAGAGTTGTTAAATTGA
- a CDS encoding DUF983 domain-containing protein, producing the protein MAKRGKIAAILLNKCPRCHEGDMFKTGITGGIYNMNDPCPYCGQRFETEPGFFWGAMYIGYGLSGGYMLTSVTLLMFLAGLSVNMAFLVAILGGIVILPINARLARSIWIHIYIGYDKELVDEIEAKNHTADA; encoded by the coding sequence ATGGCTAAAAGAGGAAAAATCGCTGCCATTTTGCTTAACAAATGTCCCCGCTGCCATGAAGGCGATATGTTTAAAACAGGCATCACAGGCGGAATTTACAATATGAATGATCCTTGTCCCTACTGCGGACAACGTTTCGAGACCGAACCTGGCTTTTTCTGGGGCGCTATGTACATCGGTTACGGACTCAGCGGAGGCTATATGCTTACTTCTGTAACCCTGCTCATGTTTCTCGCTGGCCTTAGCGTCAATATGGCCTTTTTGGTCGCTATCCTCGGCGGTATCGTTATTCTTCCCATTAACGCCCGCCTCGCCCGCTCTATCTGGATCCACATTTATATCGGCTACGATAAAGAACTAGTGGACGAGATCGAAGCCAAAAATCATACAGCAGATGCCTAA
- the fumC gene encoding class II fumarate hydratase: MATRQEKDSIGYVEVPADKYWAAQTQRSKENFLIGGQRMPLEITHAFAILKKAAALTNNKLGVLADDKTEIIAKVCDEVLTGALDDQFPLVVWQTGSGTQSNMNMNEVVANRAHVLLGGSLEDKVKKIHPNDDVNKSQSSNDTFPTAMHIAAYKMLVENTIPGLEQLRNRLDEKAKAYADVVKIGRTHFMDATPVTVGQELSGFVAQLDHGIRAIKNSLPHLAELALGGTAVGTGLNTPEGYAEEVAAQIAGLTGLPFVTAPNKFEALAAHDAIVESHGALKTVAVSLMKIGNDIRMLASGPRCGIGEYVIPANEPGSSIMPGKVNPTQSEALTMAMAQVVGNDVAINVGGMTGQFQLNVFKPMMIYNFLISARLIGDACRSFESNCIAGLEPQLNNIAKNLENSLMLVTALNTHIGYDKASEIAKKAYKENSTLKEAGLALGYLTAEEFDAWVRPEEMIGSL, encoded by the coding sequence ATGGCGACTCGTCAAGAAAAAGATTCTATCGGATATGTAGAAGTGCCAGCCGACAAATATTGGGCCGCACAAACGCAACGTTCTAAAGAAAACTTCCTAATTGGAGGGCAGCGCATGCCTTTGGAAATTACGCATGCTTTTGCCATTTTGAAAAAAGCGGCAGCTTTGACCAACAACAAATTGGGGGTTTTGGCTGATGATAAGACGGAGATCATTGCTAAAGTTTGCGATGAGGTGCTTACGGGTGCTTTAGATGATCAGTTTCCTTTGGTTGTTTGGCAGACGGGTTCTGGTACGCAATCGAATATGAATATGAATGAGGTGGTGGCTAACCGTGCGCATGTTCTTTTGGGCGGTAGCTTGGAAGATAAGGTGAAAAAGATCCACCCTAACGATGATGTCAATAAATCGCAATCATCAAATGATACTTTTCCAACGGCCATGCATATTGCGGCTTATAAAATGTTGGTAGAGAATACGATTCCGGGCTTGGAGCAATTGCGCAATCGTTTGGATGAGAAGGCCAAAGCCTATGCGGATGTCGTAAAAATTGGTCGCACTCACTTTATGGATGCCACGCCGGTTACAGTTGGGCAAGAGCTTTCTGGCTTTGTTGCGCAATTGGATCATGGCATTCGCGCCATTAAAAATAGCCTTCCTCATTTGGCTGAATTGGCCTTGGGTGGAACGGCAGTAGGAACGGGTTTGAACACGCCTGAGGGTTATGCGGAAGAAGTGGCGGCTCAGATTGCGGGTCTAACGGGTTTACCTTTTGTGACTGCGCCCAATAAATTTGAGGCCTTAGCGGCACATGATGCGATTGTAGAGTCTCATGGAGCGTTGAAAACTGTGGCTGTTTCTTTGATGAAAATTGGCAATGACATTCGGATGTTGGCTTCTGGTCCACGTTGTGGAATTGGAGAGTACGTTATTCCGGCCAATGAGCCAGGTTCTTCTATCATGCCGGGTAAAGTCAATCCCACACAATCGGAAGCCTTGACAATGGCCATGGCGCAGGTTGTGGGGAATGATGTAGCGATTAACGTGGGGGGAATGACTGGGCAGTTTCAGCTCAACGTCTTCAAGCCCATGATGATTTACAACTTTTTGATTTCGGCTCGTTTGATTGGGGATGCTTGTCGTTCTTTTGAGAGCAATTGTATTGCTGGTTTGGAGCCACAGTTGAACAACATTGCCAAAAACTTGGAGAACTCCTTAATGTTGGTGACGGCCCTCAACACGCACATTGGTTATGACAAAGCCTCTGAGATTGCGAAAAAGGCCTATAAAGAAAACAGCACCCTTAAAGAAGCGGGTTTAGCTTTGGGGTATTTGACAGCAGAAGAATTTGATGCTTGGGTTCGTCCAGAAGAAATGATTGGTAGCCTTTAG
- a CDS encoding T9SS type A sorting domain-containing protein produces MKKSIVLFAASLFSVASWAQLPRLEEPSFVEYETYQEADFLLPIPEEEASFSYGNLQTARNLKEVNMEGSTDAYPWLSKDGLRLFWTQTFEGQDKIVQAERPNLQTPFGPAKVMGLNMEGLDNMSIWLSEDELTAVHSVREKGEIDLYFSQRASRSEPFSADKWLFSLEGVEELEFISAPSLTQNLEELYLYHSGESGQQILQFKLGNFPGLYQFEAILAEGEDLGPGHLSHDGLRFVCNSGHQNMLIFERSSLKEEWVEKEAISLPTDFSQIAFSDEEMVMVYSHDHFWESNQLHLAKSPFASKKSGTKKLAEAGLMSLELYPHPVQQQFTVAPILPAGGELERAELYNLAGQKIKEFTLSAHQSQYQFDLGNLPAASYILRLSGKGFLPVSQLVVKQ; encoded by the coding sequence ATGAAAAAATCTATCGTACTATTTGCCGCCAGTTTATTTTCTGTGGCCAGTTGGGCGCAGCTTCCTCGTCTAGAAGAGCCTAGTTTTGTAGAATATGAAACTTATCAGGAGGCCGATTTCTTGTTGCCCATTCCAGAGGAAGAGGCCAGCTTTAGCTATGGAAATTTGCAGACGGCGCGCAACCTCAAAGAAGTAAATATGGAGGGCAGCACCGATGCTTATCCTTGGTTATCTAAGGATGGTTTGCGTTTATTTTGGACCCAAACTTTTGAGGGGCAGGATAAAATCGTGCAGGCCGAGCGGCCTAATTTGCAAACGCCATTTGGTCCAGCCAAAGTCATGGGCCTAAATATGGAAGGGCTAGATAATATGTCTATTTGGCTCTCTGAAGATGAGTTGACTGCGGTGCATTCTGTTCGGGAAAAAGGCGAAATTGATCTTTACTTCTCTCAGCGAGCAAGCCGATCGGAGCCCTTTTCAGCAGATAAGTGGCTATTTAGTTTGGAGGGGGTCGAAGAGCTAGAATTTATCTCGGCGCCTAGTTTGACTCAAAATTTAGAGGAGCTTTACCTCTATCATTCGGGAGAAAGCGGCCAGCAAATCTTGCAATTTAAGTTAGGCAATTTCCCGGGGCTCTACCAATTTGAGGCAATTTTGGCAGAGGGAGAAGATTTGGGCCCTGGTCATTTATCTCATGATGGTTTGCGCTTTGTTTGCAATAGTGGCCATCAAAATATGCTTATTTTTGAGCGCAGCAGTTTAAAAGAGGAATGGGTAGAAAAAGAGGCTATTTCCTTGCCTACAGATTTCAGTCAAATTGCTTTTTCTGATGAAGAGATGGTCATGGTTTATTCTCATGATCACTTTTGGGAGTCTAACCAATTGCATTTGGCCAAAAGTCCATTTGCCTCAAAAAAAAGCGGGACAAAAAAGCTAGCAGAAGCGGGCTTGATGAGCCTAGAACTCTATCCACATCCCGTACAACAGCAATTTACGGTAGCACCTATTTTGCCTGCGGGTGGAGAGCTAGAGCGAGCCGAGCTTTATAATTTGGCGGGCCAAAAAATCAAAGAATTTACGCTTAGTGCTCATCAAAGCCAATATCAATTTGATTTGGGCAACTTGCCTGCAGCTAGTTATATTTTGCGCTTATCGGGTAAAGGCTTTTTGCCCGTTTCGCAGCTAGTGGTAAAACAATAA